CTGGCGCGTTCGGGACACTACATAAGGGGAAACCCGGCGTAAGGCTATGCTCGCGCGGTGAACTTTGCCCAACTGCTCTTCCCCGACTTCTCGCTCATCCTCTGCGGCTACCTCGTGTGCCGCTTCACCAAGCTCAACCGCACCGTGTGGGAGCAGGTGGAGAGCCTGGTGTATTACTTCCTGTTCCCGGTGCTGCTGTTCCACAGCATCGTGAAGAGCCCGCTCGATCTGTCGGCCGCCTCCAGCCTGGTGGGCGCGGCGATCTCGCTCGCGGTGTGCGCCATCGCCCTCACCTATTCGCTGCCGCACTGGCCGCTGCTGGGCCGCTTCATCGACGTGCGGCTGCACGCCGCGAGCGCGCAGGTGGGCTTTCGCTTCAACTCCTTCATCCTGCTCGCGCTGGCCGACCGCGTGGCCGGGCCGCAAGGCCTGCTGATGGTGGCCGTGATCATCGGTTTCTGCGTGCCGATCTTCAACATCGGCGCGGTCTGGCCCATGGCACGCCACGCCAACAAGGGCTTCGCGCGCGAGCTGGTGCGCAACCCGCTGATCGTGGCCACGGCCTCGGGTCTGGTGGCCAACCTGCTGGGCTTTTCCATGCCGGGCTGGCTCGAACCCACGGTGAACCGCATCGGCCAGGCCTCGCTGGCGCTGGGCCTGATGGCCGCGGGAGCGGGCATGCAATTCGGCTCCATGGCCGCGGGCAAGGCGCTCGCGGCGGCGGTGCTCGCGGTGAAGCACTTTGCGGTGCCGCTCATGGCCTTCGGCCTCGCGCGCCTGTTCGGGCTCGACCCGGTGCAGACCGCGGTGCTGCTCACCTTCTCGGCCGTGCCCACGGCCTCGAGCTGCTACGTGCTCGCGGCGCGCATGGGCTACAACGGCCCTTATGTGGCAGGGCTGGTCACGCTGTCCACGCTGCTGGGTATGCTGAGCCTGCCGTTTGCGCTCGGTGTGCTGGGCGCGCCGCGGTGAGGGCGGGATCGTGAACCGCCTGGTTGAGGTCGATGAGATCCATGGGGTCGTGTTCGGGCGTCTTCAGGCCAACGGTGTCGAGCGCCGCGCGCACCGGTGAAAGGGGCACGGGCGCGCCGCCGGCCGCCCGCGGGGCCTGATCGTCGGGGCCCCGATACCGCAGGTGCATGACCTCGATGCAGAACCGCGCCAGTGCCCGATTCTGGGCCTTGGTGTGGCACACGGCGTCCCAGTCCTGCTGGGCCAGATTGGCGAGCCGATGCAGCACGGGCTCGAGCGCGGCCACGCCCGAGCCCGCCTCCCCGGGCACGGCGTCGGGCATCGATGCGGGCCATTGCAGCACCAGGCGGCACAGCATGGCCGTGGCGCACAGGGCTTCGATGTCCTGCGCCGCCGGCGCCTGGATGCGCTCCAGCCACGCGAGCTGGTCGGGCAGCCCATCGGCCAGCCGCGCGAGCAGCAGGCGCATCGCCTGAGGCGCGCACACCGTGGCGCCGGTGTCCAGCAGGGTCAGCTGCAGGCCCGTGAGCGCCACCCGGTGCGGGTGCGGCCAAGGGCTGTCCGGCGGCGGGGGCATGCGCCGCTCAATGGCATTCAGCATCCGGGTGAAATCGACGCCGAGCAGCCACCGGCTCTCGCGCAACTCCAACAGCCCGAGGCTCAGGATGCGCAGGCAGGCGAAGTCGCACCGCGCCCAGTCGGCGCGGTCGAAGCGCTCGACCAGGGCGTTGCGCGCGGCGCGCAGCGCGCGTTCGATGTCCGGGCATGCCATGAACCCGCTGCGGGCGATGCGCGCCAGAAAGCGAAAGGCCGTGCTCACCTCGGCCGGGCCCGTGAGGCTGCGCTCGGTCTGCCCCGCGCGGTGCAGCAGGTTATCCAGCGACACCTCGAGCGCGCAATGGAAATCGCGGGTGCAGAACGCCCCGGCGTGGCGCTCGTCCAGCAGCATCTGAACGGTGACGATCAGTTCCTGGACCGCCTCGGAAGGCAGCCCCGCCAGCAGGGGCGGCGACAGCCGTTGCAGCAGACAGGGCAGCGCGTCGTCCAGCGCCCATTGCAGCCGTTGCGGCGCCGCGTGCGGGAGCTCGCTCAGCAGCGCTCGGTTGATCAGCACCCGCCGCACGCCCAGGAAAACGCCGACCACCTCGGTGGCGGACAGCGGCAGATCGGTGCTGCCCAGCTGCGTGAGCAGAAAGGGCAGGCTGTCCGACAGCGCCCGCTGGGCGATCGGGTGCTTGCAGAGCGGGCCGCGCACATCGCCCAGGAGCGCTTGCACCGTGGAAAACGCCTCCACCACGGGCAGGGGCGCGTTCCACGGGTTGTGGTGGGCGGTGTGCATCAGCGCCTCGCAGGCCCGGGCGAACAGCGTGGCCACCAGGTGCTCGCCCAGGTACGCCGTCAGGCGCTGATGGTCGACCTGCCGGACCAGATCGAACGCCGACGCGATGTCGTCTGGATCGGCGGGTCGGGCCGCGGCACGCCCGAGCGGGTTGGCGCGATCGAGCCGTGCGTTCAGCGTGGCGCACGCGCGCTGGAAATCGCCGCGCTCGCGGCGCGTCAGTGGCGCGGGGCGCGTAGCCGCCGCGGACGGCAGGGGCTGGGCGTTTGACGGTGGACCGGATGTGCTGCTGCGAACGTTCATGGGGCTTGTTTCAAAAAACACGCCCGGACCGGGGCGCGCAGCGCCATGAGTGCGCGGCGCAGCCACCTGGTTCCGTGGCCGACCCTTGCAGAAGCAAGTGCGGCCGGCCCCGGGGTGCTCCTAAACCCCGAGCAGGTTCTGCCGCACGTGCAGCAGGTGCGCCAGCGTGTGCTCGCGCGCGCGCGCCGCGTCGCGCTCGCGCAGCGCGTCCACGATCGCACGGTGCTCGGCCTGGTAGGCCAGGCGACGCTCGGGCGTGACGCTCTTCTTCTTGAGCTGGCCCCAGTCGCCCTGCGCGCGCACCGTCTTCATGAGCTGGAAGACATTGGCCACGAAGCTGTTGTGGGCCGCGTCGGCAATGGCCTGGTGCAGCTCGGCGTCCCAATGTTCGAAGGCCTCCAGCGTCTGCGCCTGCTCGGCCTCGGCGCAACACTGCTCCATGCGGCGCAGGTCGGCCGCGTTGGCGTTGCGGATCGCCATCTCGATGATGGCGGGCTCGAGCGCGAGCCGCGCCTCCATGAGCTCGGCCGGGCTGGTGGTCTGCGACGAGTCCTGCACCACGCGCTGGCCCAGGCGCAGGCCCGCGTGTTCGGCCACGTAGGTGCCGCTGCCCACGGTCTGCTCGATCAGGCCCTGC
This is a stretch of genomic DNA from Hydrogenophaga crocea. It encodes these proteins:
- a CDS encoding AEC family transporter, which produces MNFAQLLFPDFSLILCGYLVCRFTKLNRTVWEQVESLVYYFLFPVLLFHSIVKSPLDLSAASSLVGAAISLAVCAIALTYSLPHWPLLGRFIDVRLHAASAQVGFRFNSFILLALADRVAGPQGLLMVAVIIGFCVPIFNIGAVWPMARHANKGFARELVRNPLIVATASGLVANLLGFSMPGWLEPTVNRIGQASLALGLMAAGAGMQFGSMAAGKALAAAVLAVKHFAVPLMAFGLARLFGLDPVQTAVLLTFSAVPTASSCYVLAARMGYNGPYVAGLVTLSTLLGMLSLPFALGVLGAPR
- a CDS encoding FadR/GntR family transcriptional regulator, yielding MSLANPLRDAILDKLHSGQWRAGDRLPTERELSEQHGVSRTTVRKALLELKQQGLIEQTVGSGTYVAEHAGLRLGQRVVQDSSQTTSPAELMEARLALEPAIIEMAIRNANAADLRRMEQCCAEAEQAQTLEAFEHWDAELHQAIADAAHNSFVANVFQLMKTVRAQGDWGQLKKKSVTPERRLAYQAEHRAIVDALRERDAARAREHTLAHLLHVRQNLLGV